GGTTGGCCGTGGGCAACGTCGTGGGCAGCAACATCGCCAACATCCTGCTCGTACTGGGGGCGGCGGCGCTGGCCGCGCCCCTGGCGGTGAACTCCCAGGTGGTACGCACCGACATCCCGGTGATGATCGTGCTGTCCGCGGGGATGCTCCTGCTGGCCCTGGACGGAACCGTCAGCAGGTTCGACGGCGTCGTGCTGTTCGCCGCGCTGTTGGTCTACGTAACCGTCACGGTGGTGGTCTCCCGGCGCCGGGCCTACGCCGGCTCCGCCCCGGCCCCCGGGGCCGATGGCCTCGCTCAGCGCCCCGAGCGCGCTCGGGGCGCACGCGCGCTCCGGGTCCTGGCCGACCTCGGACTCGTGGTCCTGGGGGCCGCCCTGCTGGTGGCGGGCGCCAGGCTGCTGGTGGACGCCGCCAGCCGGATCGCGGCTCAGCTGGGGGTGAGCGACCTGGTCATCGGGTTGACCGTTGTGGCGGTGGGCACGTCGCTACCGGAACTCGTGACCTGCGTCGTGGCGGTGGTCAAAGGCCAGCGCGACCTGGCGTTGGGCAACGTGGTCGGCAGCAACGTGTTCAACATCGGAGCCGTGCTCGGGCTGAGCGCCGTGGTCGCCCCCGAGGGGATCGAGGTGGCGGCCAGCGCCCTTCGGTTCGACATACCGATCATGTTCGCGGTGACGCTGATCCTGCTGCCCATCGCCCTCACCAGGTTCGCCGTGGCCCGGTGGGAGGGTGCGGTGCTCCTGCTCTTCTACTGCGCCTATATCGGCTACCTGGTCCTGGAAGCCGGAGGGTACAGCGCGCTCGACCTCTATGGTGCGGTGGTGCTGTGGTTCGCCGTGCCCGTCATACTCGTGTGGCTCGTCCTGCTGGCCGTGTCCGAACTGGGCCTCCAACGCGGTCGGCGGGGGAGGAGGCCCTGAGCCTGCGGCCGAGGGCAGGGCGCCTCTGCGGGAGCGGGGAGACAGACTCAGCGGTCCCCGCCCGGGGACCTGAGGAGGGGAGAGGAGGGTGCTTCGCGGTGTCCTGTGCGTGGACGCCGGTAAGGAGTAGGTTGTGGATCACCTGTGGCGACACTCCCTGTTTGGGCGCTCTCGGTCCGGTAGGCGACGTGAGACCGGGAACAGCGCACAAAACGGCACGGACGAGGAGAACGGCACGGACACACAGGACAGCACAGGTCAGGGGACGCATGGGACCGGTACCGACGGGGGAGGGGAAGTGACATGACCGCGCCGACAAGAGGCCTCAACGACGTCGACCCGCGCCAGCTCGGCGGCTACCGGCTGCTGGGCAGGCTGCACGAGTCCCGCCTGGGCGTGGTCTACCTGGGGCGCGACGCCGCCGGGGAGCGGATGAGCGTGGCGATGCTCAACGACGCCGCGGCCATCGACGAACCCACCCGGCAGCGGTTCGCGCACGCGGTCCGCGACGGCGCGGGGGTGGCCTCCGCACGCACCAGCGGACGCTCGGCGCTGTGGGTGGCGGTGCCCTACGAGGAGGGCGGCGCCGGGGCAGGGCACTTCCTGGAGGAGGCCGGCCGGGGCGGGCCCGTGGTCCGGCAGGGGCCGGTGGTGATGCCGCACTGGGCGGGGGAGCGGGGCGGCTCGGCGGTGCGCTGGTCGCCCTGGACGGGCCGCCGGGACAGCGCTGTGGCCACCGGTGAGGCCAACTGGTGGCTGATCGCAGGGCTGGGCGTGCTGCTCCTGCTCCTGTTGCTGCTGGTGTTCTCCCTGTACCTGTGGATGATGCAGTTCCCCTCCCCGGAGATGCCGACCTCGGGGCCGCCCGACTTCGAACAGTCCGAACCGGCGGAGGAGACCGAGCCCAGCCCCTCACCCGAGGACGGCGAGGGGGACCCTGCCAGCCCGGTGCCCACCGTGCCCAACCCGGGCGAGGACGGCGGAGACGACTGGGGCGACCTGCCCGAGGACAACCTCTAGCTGGTTGCGGGGTACGAGAGAGGCCTCAGGAGTCCTGCTCGGCGGTCTCCGCGGGGCTCTGGCGGCGTTTGGGGCGGGCCCGCAGGTGGGCGCGTTCGCCCTGGCGGCCGAAGAGGCTGAGCATCTCGACCGCTCCGTCGTCGGCCGACCCGAACCAGTGCGGCAGCCGGGTGTCCATCTCCACCGCCTCGCCGGGGGAGAGCACCATGTCGTGCTCGCCCAGCACACACCGCAGGTTTCCGTTGAGCACGTAGAGCCACTCGTAGCCTTCGTGCGTCTGGGGGTCGGGCTCCCGCCGGGGGCTGTTGGCCGGGAGGATGAGCTTGTAGGCCTGGATGCCGCCCGCCTTGCGGGTGAGCGGGACCATCGTCATACCGTGCCGGGTGACCGGGCGCATGTGGATGCGCGGGTCCCCGGTGGGCGGGGCGTCCACGAGCTCGTCCAGCGTGACGCCGTGCACCCGGGCCAGGGGGAGCAGGAGTTCGAGGTTGGGGCGGCGCTCGCCGGACTCCAGCCGGGACAGGGTGCTCACCGAGATCCCGGTCGCCTCGGACAGCTCGGCCAGGGTGACCTCGCGCCGCCGCCGGAGTTCACGCAGGCGGGGGCCGACCGCGGAGAGGGTCTCGTCGAACTTGTCGTCCATCCGCCCAGCTTGCCATATTGGCAACGAACATTGCGCCAAACGCCGCGAGTGCGCATCATCCTTCGTGGAGGTGGTCGTGTGACCAACGATCTGAGGGATGGACCCGGGGGCGCGGAAGCGGAGGCGCGGCTCTGCGAACGGGTCATGGGTGACCGGCGCCACGGCCTGGAGCCGCTGGCGACACGGACGGTACCGGGGGAAGAGGGGTGTTGAATGTCTGAGGACTTCGACAAGGAGTACTGGGAGAAGCGCTACGGCGGCCAGGGAGAGCCGGGCGGCCACGGCGGGCATGCCGGTCACGGAGGCCAGGGTGCGCGGACCAGCCCGCAGCTGCTGGCGGAGGCCTCCGACCTG
This DNA window, taken from Nocardiopsis exhalans, encodes the following:
- a CDS encoding calcium/sodium antiporter, whose product is MTVFALILGFVLLIAGGESLVRGASSLARTLGMSPLVVGLTVVSFTTSAPELAVGVGAVFDGYPGLAVGNVVGSNIANILLVLGAAALAAPLAVNSQVVRTDIPVMIVLSAGMLLLALDGTVSRFDGVVLFAALLVYVTVTVVVSRRRAYAGSAPAPGADGLAQRPERARGARALRVLADLGLVVLGAALLVAGARLLVDAASRIAAQLGVSDLVIGLTVVAVGTSLPELVTCVVAVVKGQRDLALGNVVGSNVFNIGAVLGLSAVVAPEGIEVAASALRFDIPIMFAVTLILLPIALTRFAVARWEGAVLLLFYCAYIGYLVLEAGGYSALDLYGAVVLWFAVPVILVWLVLLAVSELGLQRGRRGRRP
- a CDS encoding helix-turn-helix domain-containing protein — translated: MDDKFDETLSAVGPRLRELRRRREVTLAELSEATGISVSTLSRLESGERRPNLELLLPLARVHGVTLDELVDAPPTGDPRIHMRPVTRHGMTMVPLTRKAGGIQAYKLILPANSPRREPDPQTHEGYEWLYVLNGNLRCVLGEHDMVLSPGEAVEMDTRLPHWFGSADDGAVEMLSLFGRQGERAHLRARPKRRQSPAETAEQDS